In the genome of Streptomyces sp. SAI-127, the window CCGGGTCGGCCGGCGGCCGGGGCGCCTTGGGACCGCGCTCTGGCGTGACCGGCCGCCGCCCGCGCTCGGCTCATTCCGCTCACCGCGGTCCCGCCCCGAGCAGTCGGCGTTCGTCCCACCACTCCGGTGCCTCCTCCACGACCGGGGTCACCTCCACGAGTGTGATCTCGTGGCGGGCCAGCGTCAGGTCCAGTACGGCCCGGTCGTCCTCCACGGGCAGCCGCAGGTGCTGCCGGCCGGGCTCGGCGGCCTCGTGAAGTACGTCGAGCCGGTGCGGGCCGGGTGAGCGCGGGCTGCCCATCCGCTGCCAGGCGGTGCGGGCGTTGCCGTACTCCTCGTCGACCACGGACCGCCGTACGAACGCCTCCCTCGCGCCCCGCACCGGCACGGACAGGCGCAGCCGGTGCCGGGACGGCCCGGGGGTCCGCCCGCTCGCGTCGACCGGTGCCCAGGCGAGGACGGTCACCCGGCCGTCGGGGTGCCGGGTGACCAGGTGGTCGGCGCCCCGGGTGAGGAGGTCGGGGCCCATGCGGGCCATGAAGGCGTACAGGTGGTACGTCGGTTTCTTCACCTGTCGGTGGGTGAGCAGACCGAAGCCACCGTGGAAGAGAGCCGTGGGAGGCCCCGCCTCCTCGAACATGTCGCTGAAGGTCCAGTACGAGAAGGAGTCGACGTGGTCGCCGCCGCGGGCGAGGACCGGTGCCAGGTACGCCGCGTGGAAGGCGGTGTCGTGGACCGGGTTGTCCGGGCGGTAGGAGGAGTTGAACTCCGTGATGTGGACCGGGAGTTCAGCCAGTCGGGTGCCCTTCAGACGCTCGCGGGGCGTGGCGAACTGGTCCAGGAGGTGCTGGGCGGGCTCCAGTGTCTGGTGGACGCCGAAGGGGACGTGCCGGGCGGGGCCCGAGGTGTAGGCGTGCTTCGACACGAAGTCCACGGGGACATCGCGTTGTTCGGCGAACTCCGCGAACCGGTCCAGCCATGCGTCCGCGCCGGGTGAGATCGCGGGTCCGCCGACCTGGAGGGACGCGTCCACCTCCTTCACCACGCCGGCTGTCACCTCGTAGAGGCGGTGGTACGCCTTCTCGTCCGCGCCCTGCCAGAAGTCGGGCAGGTTGGGCTCGTTCCACACCTCGACGGGCCAGGTGCGCACCTCGTCGAGGCCGTAGCGGTCGATGAGATGGGTGAGGGTCGCCCGGACCAGGTCGGCCCACTCCCCGATGTCCCGGGGCGGGGTGACGTTCCCGTGCCACCAGAACACGGTCTGCTCCCCCGACGCCAACTCCGTCGGCATGAAGCCGAGTTCGAGGAAGGGCCGGACGCCGAGTTCCAGGTAGGCGTCGACGACCTGGTCGACGTACATGAAGGAGTGCCGGACGCGGCGGGTGCCCTGCCACTCGTACGGCCGGTACACGCCCATACCGTCGCTCAGCAGTCCATGTCCCCGGATGTACCGGAAGCCGATCTCGCGCTGGAGCAGCTTCAGGGAGTCCTGGTAGTCGCGGCGCAGGGCGAGTTCGATCCGGCCGGTACCGACGCAGTGCCGCCAGGCGTCGGACAGGGGGCCGGAAGGTTCGGCGGGGACGCGGAAGATCACCCGTTCTCCTTCTTGAACCGGTCGTGCGCCTTGTTGTGCAGGTCGACGAGTTGCTGCATGTTCTTCGCCTTCAACTCGGTGACGAACGCGTCCCATTCGGACATCGGGCGTTTGCCGAGCACGAACTGGAGAGTGTTCTGGATGGCGTGGTCCTTGAGCGGGGTGTCCCAGAGGGTCGCCTGCTCCTGCTCGAAGGACTGCAGGGGGTGGGCCGGGTCGACGGGCAGTTCCTTGCGCTGGGACATGACGTCCTGGAACTTCTTCTCGTCAGGGCTGAAGTTGGAGGGACACCAGCTCCCAGCTGCCGCCGTAGGTGAACACGCCGTTGAAGAAGCCGTAGTCCTTCTGGAGGTCCTTCGGGGCGTCCGGGTCGGAGCCCATCAGCGAGATCCCGGGCTTCAGCGTGTACGTGCCGCCGGACTCGGTGTAGGTGACGCCCTCCACGCCCCACTTGCAGAACTTCTGGCCCTCGTCGGAGTACCAGAGCCAGTCCACGAACTGCATCATGGCGACGAAGTCGGCGCTCTTGAGGGCCTTGCTGGAGATCATGACGCCGTTCTCCAGCCGGATGCCGCTCAGCAGGATCGGGCCGGCCGGGCCCAGCGGCACCGGGACCATCTCGATCTCCGAGCCCTTGACCTGCTTGGCCAGGTTGTAGCGGTAGTTCTGCACCAGCTCCTGCGGATTGGCGCTGATCACATAGGACTTCTCTGCCAGCAGCTTCTGCACGGCCTGGTCGTCCTGCTGGGTGAAACTCTCGGGATCGAGGAGCTTCTCGGCGACGATCTTTCTCAGGTACTCGATCATCTGCCGGTAGGCGTCCTGGGCCGCGGTGAAGACGAACTTCTGCGCCTTGGTGTCGAAGCTGATGTTGTCGTACGACCACCCCGCCTTGACGCCGTACGCCTGGCCGAGGTAGCCGAACAACGCGCCGCACGGGAACGGGGAGTTGGTGCTCCAGCGGTCGGTCCAGGGGTACTTGTCGGGGTACTCCGCCTTGAGCGCCTTGAGGACGGTGTACACCTCGTCCCAGGTCGTCGGCAGGGTCAGTCCGTGCTTGTCGAGGATGTCCGTGCGGAAGGACAGCGAGTAGCCGGACTTGGGCCGCTCGTGCAGGCCGGGCAGCAGGTAGTACTTGCCGTCGGACTGGCGGATGGAGTCGAGCTCGGGCTCCAGACTCCACTTCTTCACCTTGTCGCGGAAGTTGGGCATCAGGTCGACGTACTCGCTGACCGGGAGGATCGCGCCCGAGGACACGAACGCCACCTCCGCGGGGTGGTACGTCTTCGGGATCAGGAAGGGTGCGTCACCCGCGCCGATGAGGACGCTGCGCTTCTTCTCGTAGTCGGCCAGCGGGACGTCGAGGGGTTTGATCGTGATGCCGGTGCGCTGGGTGACCTCCTTCCAGAACAGCCAGTTGTTCTTGAGGGGGTAGACCGGGTTGTCGTTGTGCAGCATGGAGAAGGACAGCGCCTTGGTGGCCTTGAA includes:
- a CDS encoding glycosyl hydrolase, whose product is MFRVPAEPSGPLSDAWRHCVGTGRIELALRRDYQDSLKLLQREIGFRYIRGHGLLSDGMGVYRPYEWQGTRRVRHSFMYVDQVVDAYLELGVRPFLELGFMPTELASGEQTVFWWHGNVTPPRDIGEWADLVRATLTHLIDRYGLDEVRTWPVEVWNEPNLPDFWQGADEKAYHRLYEVTAGVVKEVDASLQVGGPAISPGADAWLDRFAEFAEQRDVPVDFVSKHAYTSGPARHVPFGVHQTLEPAQHLLDQFATPRERLKGTRLAELPVHITEFNSSYRPDNPVHDTAFHAAYLAPVLARGGDHVDSFSYWTFSDMFEEAGPPTALFHGGFGLLTHRQVKKPTYHLYAFMARMGPDLLTRGADHLVTRHPDGRVTVLAWAPVDASGRTPGPSRHRLRLSVPVRGAREAFVRRSVVDEEYGNARTAWQRMGSPRSPGPHRLDVLHEAAEPGRQHLRLPVEDDRAVLDLTLARHEITLVEVTPVVEEAPEWWDERRLLGAGPR